A genomic segment from Sorangium aterium encodes:
- a CDS encoding NmrA family NAD(P)-binding protein, producing the protein MSSILVTGAAGRVGAVGRRTVELLRRRGLQVRALVHREDERAEALRATGAEVIAGDLTRAEDVLRALEGVRRVYFGLSVSTEYLEASVTTAALARDRGDLEVFLNISQMTVSQMSATRMTDSPQQRQHWLAEQVLDWSGLPVVHLRPTVFLENPFFLAWAAESIAEDATIRLPFGAGRTSPVAASDVAEVAATILADPAPHIGRIYGLTGPRSEDMRAVAAEYSSALGRPIRYVDVPFEEWQSRVLLPRRLPEHLAHHLSTMARLHAQNRYDRLTHDVETITGKRATSVRDFVAQHADLFAQPALATERI; encoded by the coding sequence GTGTCCTCGATCCTCGTTACCGGGGCCGCGGGTCGCGTCGGTGCCGTGGGCCGCAGGACGGTCGAGCTGCTCCGCCGGCGCGGCCTCCAGGTTCGCGCCCTCGTTCACCGCGAAGACGAGCGCGCCGAGGCGCTGCGCGCGACCGGCGCCGAGGTCATCGCGGGCGATCTCACCCGCGCCGAAGACGTCCTCCGTGCCCTCGAAGGGGTCCGGCGCGTCTACTTCGGCCTGAGCGTCTCCACCGAGTACCTCGAAGCCTCCGTCACGACGGCCGCCCTCGCGCGCGACCGCGGCGATCTCGAAGTATTCCTGAACATCTCGCAGATGACCGTGTCGCAGATGAGCGCGACCCGGATGACCGACTCTCCCCAGCAGCGCCAGCACTGGCTCGCCGAGCAGGTGCTCGACTGGTCCGGCCTCCCTGTCGTTCACCTGCGCCCCACGGTCTTCCTCGAAAATCCCTTCTTCCTGGCCTGGGCGGCGGAGTCCATCGCCGAGGACGCGACCATCCGGCTCCCCTTCGGCGCCGGTCGCACGTCACCGGTCGCGGCGAGCGACGTGGCCGAGGTCGCCGCGACCATCCTGGCCGACCCCGCGCCCCACATCGGCAGAATCTACGGGCTGACCGGTCCGCGGTCCGAGGACATGCGAGCCGTCGCGGCGGAGTACTCGAGCGCCCTGGGCCGACCGATCCGCTACGTCGACGTTCCCTTCGAAGAGTGGCAGAGCCGCGTGCTGCTCCCGCGACGATTGCCCGAGCACCTCGCGCATCACCTCTCGACGATGGCCCGGCTCCACGCCCAGAACCGTTACGATCGCCTCACCCACGACGTGGAGACGATCACGGGAAAGCGGGCGACGAGCGTGCGCGATTTCGTGGCCCAGCACGCCGACCTGTTCGCCCAGCCCGCGCTCGCCACCGAGCGGATCTGA
- a CDS encoding helix-turn-helix domain-containing protein, which yields MTDSVELPVSVPGLRVLRTTAQTVRTGVKQYYAVARIERGGFDWWGRGNAWHSPPGSILVKEPGDVHRDLALHGPTVFTAVVLPANDVARARDAGKIVAIPHLEAGDERAAPFHRLHDAICAGADRLSLEVALAEAIATFGRLSSARTDHTRPVRRAMEYLRERLADPITLDDLAAHASLDKFHLCRAFRAQIGMPPHMYLTHLRVQRAQQLLTQGVRASELAPRVGFYDQSQLTRHFRRIVGVTPARYGNARVSVAG from the coding sequence ATGACGGACTCCGTCGAGCTTCCCGTTTCGGTGCCTGGCCTCCGCGTCCTCCGCACGACCGCCCAGACCGTCCGCACCGGCGTCAAGCAGTACTACGCCGTCGCCCGCATCGAGCGCGGCGGCTTCGACTGGTGGGGGCGAGGCAACGCGTGGCACAGCCCCCCCGGCTCCATCCTCGTCAAGGAGCCCGGCGACGTCCACCGTGACCTCGCTCTCCACGGGCCCACCGTCTTCACCGCCGTCGTCCTCCCCGCGAACGACGTCGCCCGCGCCCGCGACGCGGGCAAGATCGTCGCCATTCCCCACCTCGAAGCCGGGGACGAACGCGCCGCCCCCTTCCACCGCCTCCACGACGCCATCTGCGCCGGAGCCGATCGCCTCTCCCTCGAGGTCGCCCTCGCCGAGGCCATCGCCACCTTCGGCCGCCTGAGCAGCGCCCGCACCGACCACACACGGCCCGTCCGCCGCGCCATGGAGTACCTCCGCGAGCGCCTCGCCGACCCCATCACCCTCGACGACCTCGCGGCCCACGCGTCCCTCGACAAGTTCCACCTCTGCCGCGCCTTCCGAGCCCAGATCGGCATGCCTCCCCACATGTACCTCACCCACCTCCGTGTGCAGCGCGCCCAACAGCTCCTCACCCAGGGCGTGAGGGCGTCCGAGCTCGCCCCGCGCGTCGGGTTCTATGATCAGAGCCAGCTCACGCGTCACTTCAGGAGGATCGTCGGGGTGACGCCGGCGAGGTACGGGAACGCGAGGGTGAGCGTCGCCGGGTAG
- a CDS encoding SDR family oxidoreductase, which produces MHDKLVALVTGANKGIGLQIAKELAGRGLTVLVGSRSLELGEAAAKSLGSGARAVQLDVTSDASIAAAAAWIRRELGRLDVLVNNAAISHAGKPGTPFEELLKASRPSVAPVAEVRAVFETNVFGVIAVTQAMLPLLREAPAGRIVNVSSEVGSLAKQSDPSNPHRLPSAAYVPSKTALNAITVAFANELEGTRIKVNAACPGFTATDLNNFRGTRSVEQGAREPVRLALLDANGPTGTFSNEDGPLPW; this is translated from the coding sequence ATGCATGACAAGCTGGTCGCCCTGGTCACCGGGGCAAACAAGGGAATCGGTCTTCAAATCGCAAAGGAGCTCGCCGGGCGCGGCCTCACGGTGCTCGTCGGGTCGCGGAGCCTGGAGCTCGGGGAGGCGGCCGCGAAGAGCCTCGGGTCCGGGGCGCGCGCGGTGCAGCTGGACGTGACGAGCGACGCCTCGATCGCGGCGGCTGCGGCGTGGATCCGGCGCGAGCTCGGGCGCCTGGACGTGCTCGTGAACAACGCCGCGATCTCGCACGCCGGCAAGCCGGGGACGCCGTTCGAGGAGCTGCTGAAGGCGAGCCGACCGAGCGTGGCGCCCGTCGCCGAGGTGCGGGCGGTGTTCGAGACGAACGTGTTCGGGGTGATCGCGGTGACGCAGGCGATGCTGCCGTTGCTCCGCGAGGCGCCGGCGGGGCGGATCGTCAACGTGTCGAGCGAGGTGGGGTCGCTGGCGAAGCAGTCCGATCCATCGAACCCGCATCGGCTGCCGAGTGCGGCGTACGTGCCGTCGAAGACGGCGCTGAATGCGATCACGGTGGCGTTCGCGAACGAGCTGGAGGGGACGCGGATCAAGGTGAACGCGGCGTGCCCGGGGTTCACCGCGACGGATCTGAACAATTTCAGGGGGACGCGCAGCGTGGAGCAAGGGGCGCGCGAGCCGGTGCGGCTGGCGCTGCTCGACGCGAACGGGCCGACGGGCACCTTCTCGAACGAGGACGGACCGCTGCCCTGGTGA
- a CDS encoding serpin family protein, which yields MQRTIRTCAPLLVLSLAAILGCETSTDAGTSSNPDIGDEACSDSDRAICVIASDKQRISSPDVPSEDKTALVSGNSAFALDLYQQLRQEPGNVFYSPYSISTALAMTWAGAKGETETAMADTLRFDLGQDKLHPAFNWIDQELESRGQGAQGADGEGFRLNVVNALWGQIGYSFEAPFLDTLGLHYGAGMRVVDFVGHRQESVDLINGWVSDQTEGKIEKLVPVEAITAETVLVLTNAIYFNAAWRTPFEPTATEDGPFETADGTEVTVPLMRGSLEMPYAEGDGYQAVAMPYDGDELSMVILLPAKGTLDAFEASLDAAKVDSITGAMSEHLVDTTMPRFKFEYELSLKKTLETMGMEIAFTPGVADFTGINSGGQPYIQDVIHKAFVGVNEAGTEAAAATAVIVGDESAPQPASLALVNPFLFLIRDNATGSILFVGRVADPSAS from the coding sequence ATGCAGCGAACCATCCGAACCTGCGCTCCGCTCCTCGTCCTGTCTCTCGCCGCGATCCTCGGTTGCGAGACGTCCACCGATGCCGGTACGAGCTCGAACCCCGACATCGGGGACGAGGCGTGCAGCGACTCCGACAGGGCCATCTGCGTGATCGCCTCGGACAAGCAGCGCATCTCGAGCCCGGACGTCCCTTCGGAGGACAAGACCGCGCTCGTCTCGGGCAACTCCGCGTTCGCGCTCGACCTCTACCAGCAGCTCCGCCAGGAGCCCGGCAACGTCTTCTACTCGCCCTACAGCATCTCGACGGCGCTCGCGATGACGTGGGCCGGCGCGAAGGGCGAGACCGAGACGGCCATGGCCGACACGCTGCGCTTCGACCTCGGGCAGGACAAGCTCCACCCGGCGTTCAACTGGATCGACCAGGAGCTCGAGAGCCGCGGTCAGGGCGCCCAGGGCGCCGATGGAGAGGGCTTCCGCCTCAACGTCGTGAACGCGCTCTGGGGACAGATCGGCTATTCGTTCGAGGCGCCCTTCCTGGACACGCTCGGGCTGCACTACGGCGCTGGAATGCGCGTCGTGGACTTCGTGGGCCACCGGCAGGAGTCGGTCGATCTCATCAACGGCTGGGTCAGCGACCAGACCGAGGGCAAGATCGAAAAGCTCGTGCCCGTCGAGGCGATCACCGCCGAGACGGTGCTGGTCCTCACGAACGCCATCTACTTCAACGCCGCGTGGCGCACCCCGTTCGAGCCCACCGCGACGGAGGACGGCCCGTTCGAGACGGCCGATGGGACCGAGGTGACGGTGCCCCTGATGCGCGGCAGCCTGGAGATGCCCTACGCCGAGGGCGACGGCTACCAGGCGGTCGCGATGCCCTACGACGGGGACGAGCTGTCGATGGTGATCCTCCTGCCGGCGAAGGGCACGCTCGACGCGTTCGAGGCGTCGCTCGACGCGGCGAAGGTCGACTCCATCACCGGCGCGATGAGCGAGCACCTGGTCGACACCACGATGCCCAGGTTCAAGTTCGAGTACGAGCTGAGCCTGAAGAAGACGCTGGAGACGATGGGGATGGAGATCGCGTTCACGCCGGGGGTCGCGGACTTCACCGGCATCAACTCCGGCGGACAGCCCTACATCCAGGACGTCATCCACAAGGCGTTCGTCGGCGTGAACGAGGCCGGCACCGAGGCGGCGGCCGCGACCGCGGTCATCGTCGGCGACGAGTCGGCGCCCCAGCCGGCGTCGCTCGCGCTCGTGAATCCCTTCCTGTTCCTCATCCGCGACAACGCGACGGGCAGCATCCTGTTCGTCGGCCGCGTCGCCGACCCCAGCGCGAGCTGA
- a CDS encoding class I SAM-dependent methyltransferase, with protein MLDRIWDRHRAAGLDAAAAAVAAPSPEGLCYLAMLAFSDERYADAAAFAARAAAASPGDILFQAAAAHLARVAREGKRNVYVSAEGFAAFIRGGGNVPLYRETSAALAGQYPEAPFDLLDIGAGDGLALLPALTPAVRRVTVAEPAAPLLERCSAALSARGVDFEAFGGRLQDLAADPGMAPRRWAVAQATFCLHAIAPAERPALLRWARAHCDLLLVAEFDAPRMDEPLAPDTARHVLARYREGLAEYAGADLDTVAQGFLMPVLFGYVDRGATRTTFEHPIDDWAALLREAGFGRVDRRLLHRYWWAPAWMLAAR; from the coding sequence ATGCTGGACAGGATCTGGGATCGCCACCGCGCCGCCGGGCTCGACGCAGCCGCGGCCGCCGTCGCCGCGCCGTCGCCGGAGGGCCTTTGTTACCTCGCGATGCTGGCGTTCTCCGACGAGCGCTACGCGGACGCCGCAGCGTTCGCCGCCCGCGCCGCGGCGGCCTCGCCGGGAGACATCCTGTTCCAGGCGGCCGCGGCGCACCTCGCGCGGGTCGCCCGGGAGGGGAAGCGCAATGTCTACGTGTCCGCGGAGGGGTTCGCCGCCTTCATCCGCGGCGGCGGCAATGTGCCGCTCTACCGGGAGACCAGCGCGGCGCTCGCGGGCCAGTACCCGGAGGCGCCGTTCGACCTGCTCGATATCGGCGCGGGCGATGGACTGGCGCTCCTGCCCGCGCTGACGCCGGCGGTGCGGCGGGTCACCGTGGCGGAGCCGGCGGCGCCGCTGCTCGAGCGTTGCTCCGCAGCGCTCTCCGCGCGAGGGGTCGACTTCGAGGCCTTCGGCGGGCGACTCCAGGATCTCGCCGCCGACCCCGGCATGGCGCCGCGGCGCTGGGCGGTGGCGCAGGCGACCTTCTGCCTGCACGCGATCGCTCCGGCCGAGAGGCCGGCGCTTCTCCGCTGGGCGCGCGCGCATTGCGATCTGCTGCTCGTCGCCGAGTTCGACGCGCCGCGCATGGACGAGCCGCTCGCGCCGGACACCGCGCGGCACGTGCTCGCGCGCTACCGTGAAGGGCTCGCCGAGTACGCCGGCGCCGATCTCGACACGGTCGCGCAGGGCTTCCTGATGCCGGTGCTCTTCGGCTATGTGGACCGCGGCGCCACCCGCACCACGTTCGAGCACCCCATCGACGACTGGGCGGCGCTGCTGCGCGAGGCCGGCTTCGGGCGCGTCGACCGCCGGCTGCTCCATCGCTACTGGTGGGCGCCGGCCTGGATGCTGGCGGCGCGCTGA
- a CDS encoding FG-GAP-like repeat-containing protein — MSKQTESPSCWQRAAARSVLLVGLLGSSPLAIGCYAAKDDAPDDESGEAAGALTLPTGPQFRDLYMVAHEDDDLLFMSPDVPESIRAGHTVRTVYLTAGDAGKTSAYWKDGREAGIREAYALMAGVVNSWTESVDTVQGKPTYRFTLDGNQRVSVVFLRLPNGGSGDGFPSPSGDTDCNRPGNTSLRNLWNDATGAYTVPVLGTWGSCAGTTYTKGELGAVLRSLVQSFGPTRMHIQDLSDLYGGGHPDHIHAGKFAFNAHHAYAGAHQLVVHRDYNIANEEENLSARQKADKTDVFCTYAEHDENIRDCSTYGDGAHGSWRGSQYSSAQVTYAHGWLAGLSDKCLDLPGGNATNGTTLQIRDCADVPHQKWTLTGGKIQLAGANKCVDLLGADTTNGTPVQIWDCADVPNQKWTLTSDGMLRGLDGKCLDVRGADPANGTVVQVWDCVAQPASGGGLEVVPQQSWTPRFGPVAAWTSGGLLSDSDASGRYGLYSFYYGSVRLGDVNGDHLADVCGRRPDGVYCALNQGGASFGALALYTEEFSDARGWATEMHGMTLMLGDVNGDGRADACGHGGNGIFCATANATGTAFVPDFRAWTSSFSNATEFAAGAQYYGSLRLVDVDGDGYADVCGRGAGGIQCAINNRQHAFKPAATWLGTEYLDSLGWGAERYGMTIAFGDINGDGRADVCGRGGGKIFCATGKAGGGFENPRRWSLRNDFADAGTPTGWGASRADYGSIRLGDVNGDGYADVCGRSPTGLVCGLSSGNGLDHVRRILPQDYTDVAGWGVDRYGMTLELADLDGDGAVDVCGRGGAAILCAHAR; from the coding sequence ATGTCGAAACAGACCGAGTCTCCCTCTTGCTGGCAGCGCGCCGCAGCGCGCAGCGTCCTCCTCGTTGGATTGCTCGGATCGAGCCCGCTCGCCATCGGGTGCTACGCCGCCAAGGACGACGCGCCGGACGACGAATCGGGGGAGGCCGCCGGGGCGCTCACGCTCCCCACAGGGCCCCAGTTTAGGGACCTCTACATGGTCGCCCACGAGGACGACGACCTGCTTTTCATGAGCCCGGACGTGCCCGAGAGCATCCGCGCCGGGCACACCGTACGCACCGTCTATCTCACGGCCGGCGACGCCGGCAAAACCAGCGCCTACTGGAAGGACGGGCGCGAGGCGGGCATCCGCGAGGCCTATGCGCTCATGGCCGGCGTGGTCAACAGCTGGACCGAAAGCGTCGACACGGTACAGGGAAAACCCACCTATCGCTTCACGCTCGACGGCAACCAGCGCGTCTCCGTCGTCTTCCTGCGCTTGCCCAACGGCGGCAGCGGCGACGGCTTCCCCTCCCCCTCGGGCGATACCGACTGTAACCGCCCGGGTAACACGAGCCTGAGGAACCTGTGGAACGACGCCACGGGCGCTTATACGGTCCCGGTGCTCGGCACCTGGGGCAGCTGCGCCGGCACCACCTACACGAAGGGTGAGCTCGGCGCGGTCCTACGCTCGCTCGTGCAGAGCTTCGGCCCGACGCGCATGCACATCCAGGACCTGAGCGACCTGTACGGCGGCGGCCACCCCGATCACATCCACGCGGGGAAGTTCGCGTTCAACGCGCACCACGCCTATGCGGGGGCGCATCAGCTCGTCGTGCACCGCGACTACAACATCGCGAACGAGGAGGAGAACCTCTCGGCGCGGCAGAAGGCGGACAAGACCGACGTCTTCTGCACCTATGCGGAGCACGACGAGAATATCCGCGACTGCTCGACCTACGGCGACGGCGCGCACGGCTCATGGCGGGGCAGCCAGTATTCGAGCGCCCAGGTCACCTATGCCCACGGGTGGCTCGCCGGCCTCTCGGACAAGTGCCTCGACCTCCCGGGCGGCAACGCGACGAACGGCACCACGCTCCAGATCCGCGACTGCGCCGACGTGCCGCATCAGAAATGGACCCTCACGGGCGGTAAGATCCAGCTCGCCGGCGCGAACAAATGCGTCGATCTCCTCGGCGCGGACACCACGAACGGCACGCCCGTCCAGATCTGGGACTGCGCCGACGTGCCCAACCAGAAGTGGACCCTGACCAGCGACGGCATGCTGCGCGGGCTGGACGGCAAGTGCCTCGACGTGAGGGGCGCCGATCCGGCCAACGGCACGGTCGTCCAGGTCTGGGACTGCGTCGCGCAGCCCGCGAGCGGCGGTGGCCTGGAGGTCGTCCCGCAGCAGAGCTGGACCCCGCGCTTCGGCCCGGTGGCCGCCTGGACGAGCGGCGGCCTGCTCAGCGATAGCGACGCGTCCGGCCGCTACGGGCTGTACTCGTTCTACTATGGCTCGGTCCGGCTCGGCGATGTGAACGGCGATCACCTGGCCGACGTCTGTGGCCGCCGCCCCGACGGCGTTTACTGCGCCCTGAACCAAGGGGGCGCCAGCTTCGGCGCTCTCGCGCTCTACACCGAAGAGTTCAGCGACGCGCGCGGCTGGGCCACCGAGATGCACGGCATGACGCTCATGCTCGGGGACGTGAACGGCGACGGCCGCGCCGACGCCTGCGGCCACGGCGGCAACGGGATCTTCTGCGCGACCGCGAACGCGACCGGCACCGCGTTCGTGCCCGACTTCCGCGCCTGGACGTCGTCGTTCTCGAACGCGACCGAGTTCGCGGCCGGCGCGCAGTACTACGGCTCACTGCGCCTCGTGGACGTGGACGGCGACGGCTACGCCGACGTCTGCGGCCGCGGCGCCGGCGGCATCCAGTGCGCGATCAACAACCGGCAACACGCCTTCAAGCCCGCCGCCACGTGGCTCGGCACCGAGTACCTCGATTCGCTCGGCTGGGGCGCGGAGCGGTACGGCATGACCATCGCGTTCGGCGACATCAACGGCGACGGCCGCGCCGACGTGTGCGGCCGCGGCGGCGGCAAGATCTTCTGCGCCACCGGCAAGGCCGGCGGCGGCTTCGAGAACCCGCGCAGGTGGTCGCTGCGGAACGATTTCGCCGACGCCGGGACGCCGACCGGCTGGGGCGCGTCGCGCGCCGATTACGGATCCATCCGCCTCGGCGACGTCAACGGAGATGGTTACGCCGACGTGTGCGGCCGCAGCCCGACAGGCCTGGTCTGCGGCCTGTCGAGCGGCAACGGGCTCGACCACGTCCGCCGGATCCTGCCGCAGGACTACACCGACGTCGCGGGCTGGGGCGTCGACCGCTACGGGATGACGCTGGAGCTCGCCGACCTCGACGGCGACGGCGCGGTCGACGTGTGCGGCCGCGGCGGCGCCGCCATCCTCTGCGCCCACGCCCGGTAG
- a CDS encoding cobalamin-independent methionine synthase II family protein: MIKATKHTPLATTITGSLPRPSWYVANLAGRRFSMAMADLVFREQYTDTLAAHITDQIRAGLDILTDGDARFDMDVGGRSWFSYVAERMEGLEDPGLRPQPWTSPRERAAGDILHEVMEARLPFFVRGPVGRGGLEYARVWKAAQRMTHRPMKFGACCGQLLEVVVLNQHYASRRELLFAIADSLNQELHEVADAGCPVVQLEEPLLHYIAGHDQGAELGTELYIDAFNREVAGLRDKTEVWVHTCWGNPAAQRVEVATSGYEGALELLDRLDVDVITFEAASDGGAALPAIGQAVGKDKKVCIGVVHHRSLEVETPEQVAGLIRKALRFIEPERLILSSDCGFGRQGMSRMHAFHKMVSLVRGANLVRRELGLDPAPCLAAEQRYSMLA; encoded by the coding sequence ATGATCAAGGCAACGAAGCACACGCCTCTCGCCACGACCATCACCGGCTCTCTGCCGCGGCCGTCATGGTATGTCGCGAACCTCGCGGGCCGCAGGTTCTCGATGGCCATGGCCGATCTCGTGTTCAGGGAGCAGTACACCGACACCCTCGCCGCGCACATCACCGATCAGATCCGGGCAGGCCTCGATATCCTGACCGACGGCGACGCCCGCTTCGATATGGATGTCGGCGGCCGCTCCTGGTTCAGCTACGTGGCCGAGCGCATGGAAGGCCTGGAAGATCCTGGCCTCCGGCCCCAGCCCTGGACGTCGCCGAGGGAGAGGGCCGCAGGCGACATCCTCCACGAGGTGATGGAGGCTCGCCTCCCCTTCTTCGTTCGCGGCCCGGTCGGCCGGGGAGGGCTGGAGTACGCGCGCGTCTGGAAGGCGGCGCAGCGCATGACCCACAGGCCGATGAAGTTCGGCGCCTGCTGCGGCCAGCTCCTGGAGGTCGTCGTCCTCAACCAGCATTACGCGAGCCGCCGCGAGCTGCTCTTCGCGATCGCCGACAGCCTCAACCAGGAGCTGCACGAGGTCGCCGACGCAGGGTGCCCCGTCGTCCAGCTCGAGGAGCCCTTGCTCCATTACATCGCCGGTCATGACCAGGGCGCCGAGCTGGGCACGGAGCTCTACATCGACGCGTTCAACCGCGAGGTCGCCGGGCTGCGCGACAAGACCGAGGTCTGGGTGCACACGTGCTGGGGCAACCCGGCGGCGCAGCGCGTGGAGGTGGCGACGAGCGGTTACGAGGGCGCGCTGGAGCTGCTCGACCGGCTCGACGTGGACGTCATCACCTTCGAGGCCGCGAGCGACGGAGGCGCGGCGCTCCCGGCGATCGGTCAGGCCGTCGGCAAGGACAAGAAGGTCTGCATCGGCGTCGTGCACCACCGCAGCCTGGAGGTGGAGACCCCCGAGCAGGTCGCGGGGCTCATCCGCAAGGCGCTCCGGTTCATCGAGCCGGAGCGGCTGATCCTCAGCAGCGATTGCGGCTTCGGCCGGCAGGGCATGAGCCGGATGCACGCCTTTCACAAGATGGTGTCGCTGGTGCGCGGCGCGAACCTCGTCCGCCGCGAGCTCGGGCTCGACCCGGCCCCGTGCCTCGCGGCCGAGCAGCGTTACTCGATGCTTGCATAG
- a CDS encoding LysR family transcriptional regulator — protein sequence MARSPASPPAGRPLADLDWADLRLFLEVARAGSFSSAARKVGIEQSTVSRRMATFERTLRVAVFDRLPGGSMLTPLGEQLRRHVESMEAGADQFVREASGHEREAEGMVRLALTESIAVHGVIPRVLPALAERHPRVSLHLLTSYEVADLGHREAEIAVRFFRPKSGDLVAARIVTLPTVPIAHRRLSKKGRDELDWIGVDLGRTPTVEDDYQNRHVKKAPKLIVSSYVAQIEAVRAGLGAAVLPCSALDLDDDLVELDLGLPAGPVLELWLVTPRGLRQVPRIAAVWSALEEHLQFLNAPRRARARLRSR from the coding sequence ATGGCACGCTCTCCCGCGTCTCCGCCCGCAGGCAGGCCGCTCGCCGACCTGGATTGGGCCGATCTGCGCCTCTTCCTGGAGGTGGCGCGCGCCGGCAGCTTCTCGTCCGCCGCCCGCAAGGTCGGCATCGAGCAATCGACGGTGAGCCGGCGCATGGCGACCTTCGAACGAACGCTCCGGGTGGCGGTCTTCGATCGGCTGCCGGGAGGCTCCATGCTCACCCCGCTCGGCGAGCAGCTGCGTCGCCACGTCGAGTCGATGGAGGCCGGCGCCGACCAGTTCGTGCGCGAGGCCAGCGGCCACGAGAGGGAGGCCGAGGGGATGGTCCGACTGGCGCTCACCGAGTCGATCGCCGTGCACGGCGTGATTCCACGCGTGCTCCCGGCGCTCGCCGAGAGGCACCCGCGCGTGTCGCTCCACCTGCTGACCAGCTACGAGGTGGCCGATCTGGGCCATCGTGAGGCCGAGATCGCCGTGCGCTTCTTCCGGCCGAAGAGCGGCGATCTGGTGGCCGCGCGCATCGTCACCCTGCCCACGGTGCCTATCGCCCACCGCCGGCTCTCGAAGAAGGGCCGCGACGAGCTCGACTGGATCGGCGTCGATCTGGGCCGCACCCCCACCGTCGAGGACGACTACCAGAACCGGCATGTAAAAAAGGCCCCGAAGCTCATCGTGAGCAGCTACGTCGCCCAGATCGAGGCCGTGCGCGCGGGGCTCGGCGCCGCGGTGTTGCCGTGCAGCGCGCTCGATCTCGACGACGACCTGGTGGAGCTCGATCTGGGCCTGCCCGCAGGTCCAGTGCTCGAGCTCTGGCTCGTCACGCCGCGCGGCCTGCGCCAGGTGCCGCGCATCGCCGCGGTGTGGAGCGCCCTCGAAGAGCACCTCCAGTTCTTGAACGCGCCGCGACGCGCGCGGGCGCGCTTGCGCTCGCGATGA
- a CDS encoding NAD(P)H-dependent oxidoreductase, producing MHLVIQGHPAPDSLSDALARAYASGLERGGARVELLALRSLAFDPHLRAGFSGQQELEPDLRQAQTTIERASHVAWFFPTWWAGPPALVKGFIDRTFLPGWSFAYRKRSALPEGLLAGRSARVVTTMDSPGWWYRFWHWRSVHTSFINATLRFVGFGPVRETTFFDQKTRTPEQRAAWLREMERIGERDAREFRASSSRTLAVA from the coding sequence ATGCACCTCGTCATCCAAGGTCACCCAGCCCCCGACAGCCTGAGCGACGCGCTCGCTCGGGCCTACGCCAGCGGCCTCGAACGGGGCGGAGCCCGCGTCGAGCTCCTGGCCCTGCGCTCGCTCGCCTTCGATCCGCACTTGCGCGCTGGCTTCAGCGGTCAGCAGGAGCTCGAGCCCGATCTCCGCCAGGCCCAGACCACCATCGAGCGCGCGAGCCACGTGGCCTGGTTCTTTCCCACCTGGTGGGCAGGGCCGCCCGCGCTGGTCAAGGGCTTCATCGATCGGACCTTCTTGCCAGGATGGTCGTTCGCCTATCGAAAGCGGAGCGCGCTGCCCGAGGGGCTGCTCGCCGGCCGCAGCGCGCGCGTCGTGACCACGATGGATAGCCCGGGCTGGTGGTACCGATTCTGGCACTGGCGCTCCGTCCATACCTCGTTCATCAACGCGACATTGCGCTTCGTCGGCTTTGGGCCCGTCCGCGAGACCACCTTCTTCGATCAGAAGACGCGGACCCCGGAGCAACGAGCGGCATGGCTCCGGGAGATGGAGCGCATCGGCGAGCGGGATGCGAGGGAATTCCGCGCCAGCTCCTCCCGCACGCTGGCTGTGGCGTGA